AGACTCACGTACggattgcggacctatttttccACATCGCTGCTACCAGTCGTTGCTGTCAATTGAAGGAGAAACAAGAGCTTAACTCTCaaccagtttaaaaaaaaaatcgaagtaagGAAAACGAGCTTTCCCAAGGGCATTTGATGTTGCATTAACAGAACGATATCTTCATGAAAGCTAAAGAACTCCTGACAAAGATGATGCTGTGTGAAAAAGGACTCTGTTAGTAAGGACACACAGCTTATGAAAGCTTTATTTGAAGCACCTACAAAATATAGTGGAACAGGACTGTTTGCTGCAGCTGTTATTGAGATGACATGCTGTGGTTACTGTTTATGGTCTGCAACACAATAACAGGTTGCAACTACTTAAGAATATCGTACGGGCTGAAGTCACGAATAGCTCCAAGGTTTGGATTACATCCAAATCAGATGGATACAACTGACGCTTACAAGGACAATACGTTTAtccgttttaaaaacaaaatactatTCCTCGCTCGCTGGTGTTTTCGTAAGAAAGCGCTAGAAATACTGTCTACATTATtcctaattttgttttgttgattcgCAAGGAAATTAGACGGTTGCACTTTGCCCAAGGCTATGTCTTTGTTTGCACGTGGTTTTAAACGCTTATGCAAAACTCGAGCACCACCTCTATCTTTTTAGTTTAAACGGGCTTAGCAAAAATGATGCGAACAATAGAACTCTTGAACTCTTGATGCCCCCTACCACCTTATCCCTCAGTCATATTAACAAGTCTCAAATCTATCGTTACACGTTTCGGTCATAAATGGAATAATTTCCTTCATCTGTAGGTGGCATGTGGAAATATTGAAGACATGTTCAAcaggttttcctttttcttaaaacaaacttaaaaaaacTTAATTACATGCTTTTCTCTATACAGGCAGAGAAATTCATATCTGTTGAAATTAGACGGTTAcgtacttttatttttttgctgaGAAGTAAATAATTCAAGCAATATTCCTTTCGCATCACGAtaacataaaaaatataaacaaataaCTAAATacactttttttcgttttttctctGATTCATAATTGCTGGTATTTTAGATTATTTTGGTatcttgttttcaaaaagatgTTTAAGGGTTCACTAAGCCGATCTACTTTGACCGCTGATTTTTTCTCTATTGCAGTTTCTTTTATCAAGTATCAATAACCAGAAATTCTTAAAGTGCATGATTACTAATTTGCCTCTAAACTACTTTCACCGTAAAACAACGTGTATGAAAAGCTCAAAGACAAAAGGAGAATCGAAGGCAATATATGCCAATGGAATCTAAACTAACGCTTCacaaaatatttcttctgcAGTAAACTTAAGAGCACAGCCGATGAAAAGCATGACTAATGCACCAGTATACAAaagactctttttttttaaactgggAGTCAAAGAACATGTGGTTTTGATGTTCTTGAAGAAAACAATACTTTAAGTCTGAAAATAAATCCTTCAGTGAGTGGACCGATAAAAGCTAGCCGCCGAGTAACTATAATTGTAGATGAAAAAATGTCCCCTTTTTGCCACATGTAGCTCCTCAAATTCAACTGATTTTTGACACATTCCAACTAACGGAAGATATAACAAAATTATCAAACTGAATAACTGTACAGTGAGTCCACGTTCGATACAAGGGGggaggcgggggggggggggggggggtaaatagccaacgacaAGAAAAGCGCTGAGTTTGGCCGTAATTACTTAATGTCGTCTCCAACGCGAGCCAATGGAATAACTCAGTGTTTTATTGATACATTCATTTATCTAGTGACGAAACGCGGTTTCCCGCCGAATCTAACTCCGGCTCTATTTTGATGTTTCATAAATTGTTTGCGTTTTCAGCAGCTAGATTTATGCTTGACTTAAGATTACTAGCAGCGAATGTTCCAGAGGCTGAGTCCGACCACAATGTTGAGTGAGTGAACACTTCTAAGAGTTTTTTCTTCAATTTCACGCTGGCTTCAATGTCGATTTTACGCCATGTAACTTGAACTTTAATGTCCATGGGTAATTTGTATTCAAATGTTAACCAAGTGCAGAAAATTAGCTGTCGAGTGGTTGGTTAAATCGGTGGACTTTGAAGGCAATGGCGTCGATGGATGAGGAGCGTTGATGCAAACATGTCAGATTTCCTTGACGCATCCAAACGAAGTCCGAGTCTTCGACAGACTGATGTTTCACTTCACCTTTGACCGTTGATGTCTCTAAAGAAATACAAGCTAAACTCGACATAAAAAACTAAACTTGATAAACGGGAAGGACTGAATGGATAGCAATTGTTGTTAGCTGTAGCTGTTTGCATCGCACTTGATTTCGTTTCTTTAGATAAAAACCGAAGAAAGCAGGCTGCTAAGGAATAGAATATACAGAATCATTGCAAACCGACGCTTCCAAGGTGATGATAACAACTGATTTTGCCTGGCGATGTGTTCTTGGCGCGTCTAGGCTTGTGGGACAATGCTTTTTAATTGGTAACAGTGCGGATTGCGGTCAGCCTTTCGAGCAATATTGTCTCGCTTAATTATTGTTGAACTGGTGCTATCCTTTCTGTGTTTCTGTCGGTACTTTGAAATAGATTATTCGCATATAAGGGGAGCACCATTGCCACGGTATAGCGGAATAAATATTCCCAATTTTTCCTCCCGCTTGCTTATAGGGCGTTCATGTTACAGTTCTATGGGCTATCTTTCATTAAAACATATGGAACAATTTAAAACTAAAATAGGCATTTTGAAATTCGTATTTTCACACAGCGTGAAACAGTGAAGAGAACCATCACTGAAGCTTTGCAATGAAAAGTCGAAGTGAAGTTTATTGTTGTCGCTGATCTATTGTACGGTAAATACTCTCGCAATTCTTTCACCCAACATAATGTTCCTTTGTCTCACCCAATATGCGTGTCAAAATATGCAAAACTAGGGAAAGGGAATATTAACAAGCCAAAACTACTTCTTTGGCACACTAGCTCTGACCACTGCTTTTATGATTGGCAGAGGATGTCCTATATAAGGCGTGAATTTAATGCAAGTGCAgatctttccttttttgtgaTCACGTGAAGTACGCATAGTGATTTGGTCGGCCAAAGAAATCGAAGTTTTCGAAAGTTGCATCTGGCGAGGACATTCTCGCAGCATTCTTCAAAGACAACTTCTAAGTATAATGGGAACTTGCTTATTGGTAATTCTAAGGACCGGCTGTCATCTTCAGTAACTACAAGAATGACAAGCAGGTTACATATTCAAGaagttattaattttatttcctaCAGAGCAAAGTACCCAGGCACGTGTTTCTTTTAATCTGAGTACGACAAGCTTGCACGCCCATGCGCAGAGACATGCAAAATTATGAATACGTTAGTCTGCTTAAAGTGTGGCGACTTAAATAGTCAAGTGTAAAAAGAActcaaaaaacaaatttttccaCGGTTGCTCGTGTATAGAGTGTtttaacgtgacgtcacggcggccatgttagtgtccctaaacaaagtaACGGCGGGCATGTTGGTTTCCCCAGCGAAATGAAATAAAACGGTTTTCTtccggtggaaaaacaaggttactactgatcacgtgagtgaaaacactctatacacACCGCCTCACCTCTTGAAAGGCGGTGTTTATAAAGGaacaaatcaaataaatattacaaagtcaagaaaccgaactgactatttacaaagcgtggagATACTAAGAccatagggctaacgctcacatggttcaaatggggtacaaaacttgcactacacattacactctaatcagttaagtccatACAACAAGACAGCCGATGATAAATTCCAATAGATTTGAACACGGAATATCGGCAACCAAATCCTACACTCGAAACACTGGGCCAGTTTGTTAATTGTTAGTTTCggataacaaataaacaaagaagcaaaatgACTTGATTTTTCTAAAGGAGATAAAGGAATCTTTCCTGATTGAGACATGTTCTATAAGGTACTTCTCATGATGCAAATGGCACGCTTAACTTCAGTTGGGGATTCCGAGTGCTTCTTCGCAAGAATCGAACCTATGACCTTCCGATTAATAGTTCGGGTGGCTCACCACTAAGATGTAGGGGACGCGTGGGCAAACCCCTTGAACTAGGCTCAGGTAACAACTAACTGTCATTTGTCCTCCacttcattacaatatagcggAACAGTTCTTTATCTTTGAGTTTGTTTTACAGGGCTTTCTGCGAGGTATACAAGTGTGGCAACATCATGAGCCCCCCTCTTGATCTCGAATGCCAAGACCTTTCTCTCTATCACTTCCAAGAGTTTATTGTGGCTCACCTTTGCCTTCCCTTGGGTTTTCCCAGGTTGATTTTCATTAAAAGGCTTAGCCTATCAAGGACGTGGTCAAAACTCTCTTAGAACATTGTTTGCATCCTAGCAATAATTGAGAGACCAAAGCAACATCTTGCCAACACTAATACCCTTCACATATTAAACATAAAGCATTAATTGAGGAAGAGAGCGATGTTAATATGTTAATATGTTTTCCCGCTGTGTGGTTGCTCTGGTCACTTCTTTGCCTGTTAGCCACAGCTATCGAGAAATCACTAAAAGAGAGAAATATGatagaataattacattttcATGTTTTATGATAATCAGTAGCCTGCGTATCAGTTAAATTGGGTTTAAAGTAACAGTAAGTCCTGTAAGGTCCTGTAATATGCACGAGGGTTGAAGGTATGTCATGTAACCATAAGAatagaaagaaaaaggaagaaagatGCTGACATATTAAATAAATTGCGTAGAATTCAGTAAGATCAAAAAATATAAAGTGAGCAATAAAAAACGAAGGTATTTCGACCCCATCGTTAAGAGCAATATTTATAGTCTATAGGAGATGGACTATATATTCAGTTCTATATTTTTGCCTATCTTACCTTTTGCTCAACCAAACGTTAACCTCCTATGTCAGTGCAGCTGTTATTTAATAGCTGACCGGGGCATTATCCAAGataaggaaattttaaaataaagtttaaaaatgATCTTGGTCCTCTACGGACTTCAACAGCATCAGAAACATCATTGCTGACAAAGCCCAGTTGTTAAGAAAGAGACAAGACATTAAGCCTATCtatatggaataaaattcataGATTAAACCATGCATGTTTCGATAATGGACTAGTTTTCTCAACCAATTtaataacatagtttttcatCTAACTATAAATTCCATctaatctatatattatcattTGCGTGATACAATAGTCTGAACATTACATTCATTGGTTTTATTCTGTTGTTACATTTCCACATCGTTAGATCAGAAATCCGTTCTGTAATTTAATAAGAAcctttgatattgcttctcgcCCTATAAATATCTGATAGACGATTAAAACAAAACCATTTTAAAGAGTGGCGtgatttttctcaaaaaatccATTTATTCTACGGAGTGAGTGATAGCCACTAAATTTACATATAAATCTGCGCGGAATTCTCATGGAAAAACGTGAATCAACTTAGTGATTGTATACTTGCACGTTCGCTTGCAGATCGGGATAAGGCGTCAAGTGTACGTGAGATGTGACGAGCTTTAAAAAGATATTGACTTTCCTACCTATCGAAGAGCTCAATAGTTTATGAAAGAAGAATTAAGTAAAGGGCAATACTTATGTTGTAAAAAGGACGCAATATCATTGATGACTTGAGAAGAAGATGTAAATAAAAGGGTTCGCACAAAAGGCTAATTTAGTAACTTATTTCGCTAACGTTTTCTATTGTATATTGAAACttaaaaatattacatcattgAATGGAGGCGTCCCATCGCAAGTTACCAGATAATACAACTAATAAGTGAAATAATTCGCCAACAAAACTACAAGATGACCCGAAAGCATTTCATTTCAATCATTGAACGTGTATTAGCCTCCAcgtttgaaacaaaagttactTACGTTTCTAGAACAGATTTAATACACCACTTTTCACAGCAAATTTTTTCTATTGTGTTTCTTGTTCCGGTTAGAATATCTTTACATGTTACACGGCTTCAGCAAAGAAGGAATGCTTGTGCGGAAACAACTTCGTCAAAATTATTGCAGACGAGAAAGTTGACAGTCTGACCAGAACGAAAAATGCCGCAAAAACAATCATGACATAATAATTTGAATACTATCCCAGTTAGAACTGTGCTTTTTTGTCATGCTAAAAGATCATCGCAAGTATGCATAGATCCATGATGCTACACACAAAATATAAACTAATAAACATCCCAGCTTGAACTAAACTAAGAATTTCATAATACGGTCAGTTTGTAGCAAAGGTGAGGTGAGGTTTCGCAGCATGAGGAATTttgttgaaaacaaatgaattaAGCTTGGTAGGTGGAAATTCCACAGGGTGTGCTTAAATACAGTGCTCAGGATTCGCATGGAATGAGCGGGTATTTGATGAAGTCCAAATTAAAAAGTTCAACCGCTGTGATTGTTGTATATTTAAGACTAGACATTATACATTACAAACCACCCGTGGAAAAAAGCCAATTACTTGTAGTGTTTCTCTTGTCTTTGACAGCATTTGAAGAATGCAAACAGAAACCGATTGCCCTCAAGGTACGAATTATTTTCATAAGGTGCGTGGGATAAAAGTGAAGCGAATATTCAACAAACAATTCAGTTAGTAACTTCAAAACCTATGTTTGCCACAAAAAAGCTAGTTTTAAAGACTTGCGATTTTACCTCTCCATATGCATTGGTCAAGGCTGAGTTAAGctgtaaaacaagaaaaacagttTTTAATGTCTTCTGGTAAATAAAAGGTGCAACAGACTGTTTATCACGGTAATAAACGAAAGCGGGATTTTTTGCTAAGCAAGGGGATTTAAGCTGTGAGAAAGATTGTTTCCTTTTATTTGAGGCCAAAAAGTTTACTGACACgcgaacaaaagaaaaagctgCGTGATTTCCGCTCACCGCTGAGAATCCGAAGCtgacttgtttttttcttgactGGAGATGCAGAGCCTTCGGCTGACCGCATGGCTTCAAACACAgaggaaaaaaacagaaactttATTGTACCTGATCATCATAGATTTTGTCTCAAATAGAAATTTTTGGGCTCCTTTCTGTTAAATTTATTACAACATGCGCAAATTGAAAAAGACATGATTGCAGCGACTAGAAAGAAAGGCTTGCCATTATAAACAAATGTTTTAATAACAGTAAATTTCTTAATACGTACATTATTACGGTAGTTCCTGAGTATTTGAAAGACGACGAAAAAAAGGCAAGCACCAAAAGATATAACATTACGGAGAGAGTTTTTGCAAGACAACAAATCTTTATTAAGGAAAAGGTGTCTGATGAATGCCATCACAAGTCTAAGTTCCATTGTAAAAACGGAAACGGCTTCGTCCAATATTCTTTGTAAAAGTTATTTCTCGGTGTTTGATAATTTCTTTATCTGATGATCACAGTAATTAAATGAGAATTAGTAAATTGATGCTTAAATATGTACAATAACTATAAAAGCTACGTCTTCGCCTGCTTTTTTTCGTGCCATATTCTTCATGTGATTAATGGAAATCTCTAATTTTTGATATTCTTCTACTGAATCAGTTAGTTGATGCACCGCCACTGATCTACAAAATCGCTCTTTCTTCTTCAGTCCTCGATTATCATTCAGATAAGGGAGCTTTGTGGGGAATTGTGAAACGTTCCACGTAATTCCACTTCATTGTTAAGCATAAAAAGCACGAATAGGAAATAGGAAGATTAGTGTTCTCTTCCTTGGGTTTCCATTTTTCTAAACTGGGACAACAAGCATTTTTCATCTAATAGATAAGTCTGTCTTCTGGTTTCGTACTTTGGCGTATTTCCGTGTCTTCAATAATTGTTCTAGAGTCTCAAGTAGGGATGGAAGTGCTTTGAAGTCTCACAGAGATTGCACTGTGTGCAGTTCAGGCTTTGGTAATATGGTAAGTATGGTAACtgagaatgaacaaacaatgaatctGTTGAAGACGAAGGGCTGTAGTACTGGAAGGGAAGACCAAAAGGTGCAATGCTTGCAAGTGTGGGTGGTTCAAGGGGTGAAAAGCTCATCTGTGACACCAAAGAGCTTGATCCAACGCGATTGTGAAAATCTAAAGCAGTGCTGAACCCGTGCCTTCCTGGATCAACAATGGCTTTTGCTTCCATTCTGTTGGGATCCTGTCTTTTGAACCTGGTTTTTCTTCGAAGAAAGCTACCATTTTCAAACATATTATAACTTTCTGGATCCAGCGTCCAGTAGTTTCCCTTGAGCGGTTCGTCAGACTTTATTCCTGTCTTGATGAAACAGTCGTTGAGTGAGAGGTTGTTTCGAATGCAGATCTTCCACGAAGGGTAGGTGTCGCGGTAAAAGGGAAACCTATCTCTGATAAACTTGCAAATGCCGTCCAAGGTGAGCCGCTTGTCAGAGGCGTTTTGAATCGCCATTGCAATCAGCGCGATGTATGAGTACGGAGGCCGTCGTCGTGATTTGCGGTTGACGCGTGATTTCTTGTTATCTGCATTGGATTCAGTCTGAACCTCGTTGTCCTGTGGGTTGCGGTTAGTTTCATCACACTCCAAATTGCTTCCTGATATGCTAAAGTGGTCGACCTCTTGAGGTCTTGCCAATAATTTGCCTTTATCAATTTCCATTGCTGTTGTAAATCCAGTCTTAAGAGTACTTTTTTGTTGCAATCCTCGAAAGGTATCCATAATTGCTCGTCTCAGTCAATGTTTTATCTGCTTCTTTGTGATTAAAACTCACCCTGAGCGGCTCTTACGCCACTTTGCTACTGAAATTGTCTCCCTCTGGTCTGTGTGTCTGGTCAACAGACTCGTTATGATTTATTTCTCGTCAGAAActagagaaaataaaagcatgTGTAGGAACAAAGATGAAGTGCTTCCACACAGGTGTAAATGGCGCTGGGCTAAATCACACCTCGCTAATGCAATGTTTTGTGCTCGAACAACCAATGAATAATAGAATGACAATGAACTGGGCCGACCTTTACTGACACTTTGCCACAAAGCCACAGAAAGTGATTGAGGTTTAATTTAGCACGATTTCTTGGGGTAGCCAGAAATTGAGCGTACGTAAAGCTgagctttgtttttttaaatgttacCTAGATCCTTGCCTCCTGTGGACACGTGGACACTGCTCGCTGGTTCAGCGGGTTGAATAACTTCTCTCTGCTAAAAGTGATTGTATTCTTTAAAAAAACCCAGGGGCAATTTCTATTTAATTGCGAGCGTGTAACAAATGCTAACATAGACTGGAGGCCGGTATTGAACAACTAAGAACAACAGGTATTGTTTCCAATTGAATGACATTTATTAGCATGT
The sequence above is a segment of the Montipora foliosa isolate CH-2021 chromosome 2, ASM3666993v2, whole genome shotgun sequence genome. Coding sequences within it:
- the LOC137990575 gene encoding forkhead box protein D2-like: MDTFRGLQQKSTLKTGFTTAMEIDKGKLLARPQEVDHFSISGSNLECDETNRNPQDNEVQTESNADNKKSRVNRKSRRRPPYSYIALIAMAIQNASDKRLTLDGICKFIRDRFPFYRDTYPSWKICIRNNLSLNDCFIKTGIKSDEPLKGNYWTLDPESYNMFENGSFLRRKTRFKRQDPNRMEAKAIVDPGRHGFSTALDFHNRVGSSSLVSQMSFSPLEPPTLASIAPFGLPFQYYSPSSSTDSLFVHSQLPYLPYYQSLNCTQCNLCETSKHFHPYLRL